The Mycobacterium sp. EPa45 genomic interval AGAAGCTGCGAAGCAAGCTCGCCTCTACTGTGTCTAGCCGAACCAAGCGGACACTGTCGGCTGGAACCATCAAGCACGCCATCTCGGTCCTCCGGATGATCCTGGACACAGCTGTCGAGAATGAGGCCATCGCTACCAATCCGGCCGCCGTCAAGCTCCCCAGCCTCCGCCGACAGCGAGATTTCACCGAGGGCAAGAGCTACACCCGCCTCACAGTCGAGCAGGTCGCGACAGTGGCACATTGGATTGGCAGCGAGCAGACCATCACTGTGTCGCCGAAGAATCGCTCGGCGTATGTCACGACAAAACCTGCTAACGCCGTATACGCGCTGGCCGTGCTATTTAGCGTTGCGACCGGAGTGCGAGCCAGCGAACTTCAGGGCCTGGAAGTTGGCGACCTTTCCCTCAGCGAATTGGCGGGCACCAGCGGCCTGGTGTCCGTTCGACGCAAGAAGCGAGCCGCCAACAGCTGGCAGGCCGAGCCGCTGAAGACCGAGAATGCGTATCGAGATGTCCCGGTCGATCCTTGGCTGGCAGATGACATGAGGGAGTACTTGTCCCGAACGCACCCTTGCTCAAGTGACCCGCGCGCTCCCCTGTTTCCTGGCCGACTCGGCAAGGCTGCCGCTAAGCAGGTCGGCCGAGATGCCAGCGACAGTGAGGACCGGTTCGATTGGAGCCGTCCAATCGACGAGGCCAACGTGTACAAGCGGTTCTGGCTTCCCGCCTTGGACGCACTGAGCTATCCGCACTCACGCTGGCACGACCTGCGCCACAGCGCCGCTGTATCGACCCTGGCCACAGAGCACGTTCGAGATGTATCCCGCTGGCTTGGCCACGCCAAGATCAGCACCACCATGGACATCTACGCAGCGGTGCTCAAGAGCGAAACCGGCGGAAAATCCACGCCCACTACTCGACCTGCGCCGTTGACCGCCAATAACGTTGTGCCCCTAGGGCCAAAGACTAAATCGCCCGTGCACCATCCATCTTCGCAAAATGAGCTGCACAAAACGTGGCACTAATAGCCCGAAGCTCACGCCAAAAACAGCCCAGAGAGGGGCAATCGTTCCCAAGTAGTGGTTACTAGCCGTCGGATTTCGCGAGACATAGAATAATGCAGCATAGCTCCCGAGCAATGTGCTTACCAGCACATATGTGAATACTTTACTCGCGGCCCCTAGCGGCTCGCGATCCTCATACGCTCGAGGTGCCCGTGTCTGTCCTCTGATTCGACCTTTGACTACGACTTCCGCGCCTTGTTCTACGTCATAGATCACTTGAATTGTGAACCAGTCTCCAGGGTTGAGCGTGCGCGGCGTTACCCCAACTGGCCGAATATGACTCGGAGGATCTACAACGTACTCCATATGGTCTACAAGCTTCGCCTCTGACTGATCGACATCGTTAAAATCCAGGACCTTAGCCCCTTCACGAAATATGGCCATCGGCTCGAGGAAGTCGTCTGGCTCAATGACCTGCTTGCCAGTGTTC includes:
- a CDS encoding site-specific integrase; translation: MAATIRARTTGKLDKQGNAIPTYQVRWREPVRDDFGVPTGKYRHRGEAFPTEDQANARKAKIDQALAEMRLDPGQARDLAAKPLGQYAVQFFEGLTGTIDAETITKYRANYLLYVAPTLGPRPVAAIRVADVKKLRSKLASTVSSRTKRTLSAGTIKHAISVLRMILDTAVENEAIATNPAAVKLPSLRRQRDFTEGKSYTRLTVEQVATVAHWIGSEQTITVSPKNRSAYVTTKPANAVYALAVLFSVATGVRASELQGLEVGDLSLSELAGTSGLVSVRRKKRAANSWQAEPLKTENAYRDVPVDPWLADDMREYLSRTHPCSSDPRAPLFPGRLGKAAAKQVGRDASDSEDRFDWSRPIDEANVYKRFWLPALDALSYPHSRWHDLRHSAAVSTLATEHVRDVSRWLGHAKISTTMDIYAAVLKSETGGKSTPTTRPAPLTANNVVPLGPKTKSPVHHPSSQNELHKTWH